From Ruminococcus sp. HUN007, a single genomic window includes:
- a CDS encoding TM2 domain-containing protein translates to MNTENNNTTREEITANEGNASLEITVSKNDETSSASETVQDVTNDSSNQNSSVEIQHSETVMQNTQVETEDTQGAEATFQAQQQVNYTQPMPQMTMQQSGQPMAMPQQGQQVNMMYQNPQMNMMPQQGQQMNMMYQNPQMGMMPQNMQRNVPNGNTKFCSTCGAMVPAAAIICTSCGCQIGQMKTEQPNIVIQNTNTNVNTNNVGNYGRKKNKWVALLLCLLLGWCGIHRFYEGKIGTGLLYMFTLGLGGLGWFIDFIILLFTPNPYYV, encoded by the coding sequence TAATGAAGGTAATGCTTCATTAGAAATCACAGTTAGTAAAAATGACGAAACAAGTTCGGCTTCTGAGACAGTGCAAGATGTTACTAATGATTCAAGCAATCAGAATTCATCTGTTGAAATTCAACATTCTGAAACTGTAATGCAGAACACTCAGGTGGAAACGGAAGATACTCAAGGAGCAGAAGCTACATTTCAGGCACAACAGCAAGTAAATTATACTCAGCCAATGCCTCAAATGACAATGCAGCAGTCAGGACAACCAATGGCGATGCCACAGCAGGGGCAGCAAGTAAACATGATGTACCAGAATCCTCAGATGAACATGATGCCACAGCAAGGACAGCAGATGAATATGATGTATCAGAACCCACAGATGGGTATGATGCCACAGAATATGCAAAGAAACGTTCCTAATGGTAATACCAAATTTTGTTCAACTTGTGGTGCTATGGTTCCGGCAGCAGCTATTATATGTACAAGTTGTGGATGCCAGATTGGACAGATGAAAACAGAACAGCCGAACATTGTTATTCAGAATACAAACACAAATGTTAATACTAATAATGTGGGGAATTATGGCCGCAAGAAAAATAAATGGGTAGCTTTACTCCTTTGTCTGCTTCTTGGCTGGTGTGGCATTCATCGTTTTTATGAGGGCAAAATTGGAACTGGACTTTTATATATGTTCACATTAGGACTTGGCGGACTTGGCTGGTTTATAGATTTTATAATTCTTCTTTTTACGCCAAACCCATATTATGTATAA
- a CDS encoding DUF6591 domain-containing protein yields MKITSNVKYILAVIILMMTLASCGSTGISDNSVNQESVLTENSSVDNSADAASEGSTLSESEGEVIETLKGVTSDEIKTDKVDYPVIEDIVWSVEELIDDGERTVLMSVKNNSNYPIRSFRLSFSEKKDISEEQKSTFFEELKNMTGATEEDIEEIKKSITGISMYAESDTLMSKDESVSNIDLHYFTGYIYMRSFDHFQLVEPDIAEIEYIDGELMKTVYYDFKSCKYNKDSKTETVKKWVDYDIADRLPKIDAICIDNEFYGKNTNVLSFDIQGMTLDNYKEYIEMCKDKGFVNDVVESIGDYFNYYYGSDSEGYRLNLSYSESEKEISIMLSQRNNNTENDE; encoded by the coding sequence ATGAAAATAACCAGTAACGTAAAATATATTTTAGCTGTTATTATATTGATGATGACTTTGGCGTCTTGTGGAAGTACAGGAATATCAGATAATAGTGTTAATCAGGAAAGCGTTTTAACAGAAAACTCTTCCGTGGATAACAGTGCTGATGCTGCTTCTGAAGGATCAACGTTATCAGAAAGTGAAGGAGAAGTAATTGAAACATTAAAAGGTGTAACAAGTGATGAAATAAAAACTGATAAAGTTGATTATCCTGTTATTGAAGATATTGTTTGGTCAGTAGAAGAACTGATAGATGATGGAGAAAGAACTGTTTTGATGTCTGTAAAAAACAATAGTAACTATCCTATTAGAAGCTTCCGTTTATCTTTTTCCGAAAAAAAGGATATTTCAGAAGAACAAAAGAGTACTTTTTTTGAAGAATTGAAAAATATGACAGGCGCTACAGAAGAAGACATTGAAGAAATAAAAAAATCAATAACTGGGATATCAATGTATGCAGAATCAGATACACTTATGTCTAAAGATGAATCAGTTTCTAATATAGATCTGCATTATTTTACTGGATATATATATATGAGATCATTCGATCATTTCCAGCTTGTAGAGCCAGATATTGCGGAAATTGAATACATTGACGGAGAACTGATGAAAACAGTTTATTACGATTTTAAATCATGTAAATACAATAAAGACTCAAAAACTGAAACCGTGAAGAAGTGGGTGGATTATGACATAGCAGACAGACTTCCTAAGATAGATGCAATATGTATAGATAATGAGTTTTATGGCAAAAATACAAATGTGTTAAGTTTTGACATTCAGGGAATGACTTTAGACAATTACAAAGAATATATCGAAATGTGCAAAGATAAAGGTTTTGTAAATGATGTAGTTGAAAGCATAGGAGATTATTTTAATTATTATTACGGTTCTGATTCTGAAGGTTACAGGTTAAATTTAAGTTATAGTGAAAGTGAAAAAGAAATATCGATAATGCTTTCTCAACGAAACAATAATACTGAAAACGATGAATAA